A genomic window from Mesorhizobium sp. CAU 1732 includes:
- a CDS encoding branched-chain amino acid ABC transporter permease, which translates to MNLQILMDGLIAGSMIGLGAIGLTLVYSILRFPNFAHGELIAWGAYFAMSLSALIGAVVAGAGSPLGPFSFGWGLVIATVLAMGLTALLALLADAVLFRIFRKRQSAMIIVVMASFGASMALRSLLEFIYTSRPGYFTRELQIAMPLGGGIRATPDQLFALGLTCVLVVAVHVLLTRTPTGRAMRAVSENPSLSGLFGVDVDRVIRTVWILGASLACAAGVIAGLLVQIRPYMGFDILLPLFAAAILGGIGSVPGAIVGGLIVGFGEALAVQFVGAQWRAGVAFVILVAILLVRPTGLFGRQA; encoded by the coding sequence ATGAACCTGCAAATCCTGATGGACGGGCTGATCGCCGGTTCGATGATCGGGCTCGGCGCGATCGGACTGACATTGGTCTATTCGATCCTGCGCTTTCCCAATTTCGCCCATGGCGAACTGATCGCATGGGGCGCCTATTTCGCCATGTCGCTCTCGGCTCTGATCGGCGCGGTGGTGGCTGGTGCAGGCTCGCCGCTCGGTCCGTTCTCGTTCGGTTGGGGCCTCGTGATCGCGACCGTGCTCGCCATGGGGCTGACGGCCCTGCTCGCGCTTCTCGCCGACGCGGTGCTGTTTCGCATATTCCGCAAGCGCCAGTCGGCGATGATCATCGTCGTGATGGCAAGCTTCGGCGCATCGATGGCGCTGCGCAGCCTGCTTGAATTCATCTACACGTCGCGTCCGGGCTACTTCACGCGCGAGCTTCAGATCGCCATGCCGCTGGGCGGTGGTATCCGCGCGACGCCGGACCAGCTTTTCGCGCTCGGCCTGACATGCGTGCTCGTGGTCGCAGTGCATGTGCTGCTGACGCGGACGCCGACCGGCCGCGCGATGCGCGCCGTCAGCGAGAACCCGAGCCTGTCGGGGCTGTTCGGCGTCGATGTCGACCGTGTGATCCGAACCGTCTGGATCCTCGGTGCGTCGCTTGCCTGCGCGGCCGGTGTCATTGCCGGGCTGCTCGTCCAGATCCGCCCCTATATGGGCTTCGACATCCTGCTCCCGCTCTTCGCGGCTGCGATTCTCGGCGGCATCGGTTCGGTGCCCGGCGCGATCGTCGGTGGGTTGATCGTCGGCTTCGGCGAGGCGCTTGCAGTGCAGTTCGTGGGCGCGCAATGGCGGGCCGGCGTCGCCTTCGTCATCCTCGTCGCTATCCTGCTGGTCCGTCCGACCGGCCTGTTCGGGAGGCAGGCATGA
- a CDS encoding ABC transporter ATP-binding protein — protein sequence MSAVIATTGLVAGYERDLPIVKGIDFSLTKGEFVAIFGPNGAGKSTFVKALAGVVPIFGGTAELDGASIVGLKPHAILKRGMAFVPQTENIFTTLSIRENLQLAAAPLAKGGQAAAIARMFDMFPDLARETGRSAGSLSGGQRQMLAVARALLLEPSVLVLDEPSAGLSPKLVSDVFETLKRISESGVTILLVEQNVRAALRIVERGVVLVDGRLRFDAPAQALSDHPDLGALFLGLDHARERAAS from the coding sequence ATGAGCGCGGTCATTGCCACGACCGGTCTCGTCGCCGGCTACGAGCGCGACCTACCGATCGTCAAGGGCATCGATTTCTCGCTGACGAAGGGCGAGTTCGTTGCGATCTTCGGGCCGAACGGCGCCGGCAAATCGACGTTCGTCAAGGCGCTGGCCGGTGTGGTGCCGATCTTCGGCGGCACGGCGGAACTCGACGGTGCATCGATCGTCGGGCTGAAGCCGCACGCGATCCTGAAGCGCGGTATGGCATTCGTCCCGCAGACGGAGAACATCTTCACCACGCTGTCGATCCGCGAGAATCTGCAGCTTGCCGCGGCGCCGCTCGCCAAGGGCGGCCAGGCAGCCGCCATCGCGCGCATGTTCGACATGTTTCCCGATCTCGCGCGGGAGACGGGCCGCAGCGCCGGCAGTCTGTCGGGCGGGCAGCGCCAGATGCTGGCGGTCGCGCGCGCGCTCCTGCTCGAACCGTCGGTTCTGGTGCTCGACGAGCCCTCCGCCGGTCTTTCGCCCAAACTCGTGTCAGACGTCTTCGAGACGCTGAAGCGGATCAGCGAGAGCGGCGTGACCATTCTCCTTGTCGAACAGAATGTACGCGCCGCCCTGAGGATCGTCGAGCGCGGCGTGGTGCTGGTCGACGGCCGGCTTCGTTTCGATGCTCCGGCGCAGGCCCTATCTGACCATCCCGATCTAGGCGCCCTTTTCCTGGGACTCGATCACGCCAGGGAAAGGGCCGCGTCATGA
- a CDS encoding ABC transporter ATP-binding protein, translating to MSEDTAGQATLLEAQGLSKSFAGLRAVVDMSIALRPGELVGLIGPNGAGKTTLFGLITGSVRPDAGTIRLGAADLTHLGPEKRLRVGLGRTFQIPRPFGEMTVLENVLTAVQNQTGESMLANIFAFRKVAEEERRSVDKARSILDFLSLSDLENEPARILSGGQRKLLELARVMITDPKVILLDEPAAGVNPALLDLIIDRIAEINAAGMTILLIEHNMEMIQRLCGRVVVMAQGRRLAEGTPADIARDEEVAGAYLGEPA from the coding sequence ATGAGCGAAGATACCGCCGGACAGGCGACACTTCTCGAGGCGCAGGGGCTTTCAAAAAGTTTCGCCGGCCTGCGCGCCGTCGTCGACATGTCGATCGCGCTTCGTCCCGGTGAGCTCGTCGGCCTGATCGGTCCAAACGGCGCTGGAAAGACGACGCTTTTCGGTTTGATCACTGGGTCGGTCAGGCCCGATGCGGGCACGATCAGGCTTGGCGCCGCCGATCTCACCCATCTCGGCCCCGAAAAGCGCCTGCGCGTCGGGCTGGGCCGGACGTTCCAGATTCCACGGCCTTTCGGCGAAATGACGGTGCTGGAAAACGTCCTGACAGCCGTCCAGAACCAGACCGGCGAGAGCATGCTGGCGAACATCTTCGCCTTCCGCAAGGTGGCGGAGGAAGAGCGCCGTTCTGTCGACAAGGCGCGCTCGATCCTCGACTTTTTGTCGTTGTCCGATCTGGAGAACGAGCCGGCGCGCATCCTGTCGGGCGGCCAGCGCAAGCTGCTCGAACTCGCCCGCGTGATGATCACGGACCCGAAGGTCATCCTGCTCGACGAGCCCGCCGCCGGCGTCAATCCCGCCTTGCTCGATCTGATCATCGACCGCATCGCAGAAATCAACGCGGCAGGCATGACGATCCTGCTGATCGAGCACAACATGGAAATGATCCAGCGATTGTGCGGTCGGGTGGTCGTGATGGCGCAGGGAAGGCGACTCGCCGAGGGAACGCCGGCCGACATCGCCCGCGACGAAGAGGTGGCCGGCGCCTATCTGGGCGAACCGGCATGA
- a CDS encoding GntR family transcriptional regulator, producing the protein MRTAKDGTGLQSTLGVLGPVARHTVQDQVYGELRRSLIQGLFDAGEVLRIRDLAQRMSISTMPVREALARLISEKALEPLPNRSVRVPLIRRETLEDLARARALIEGRLTEMALPRLGAEDRDALWRDTDAYDNLTGGRIETAHEAADLNHAFHFRIYRAAGSAVLIPIVESLWMQSGPYIRKAAELFDHGSDAPATNHHHRLLEAIEAGDVAAGRAALVADIDRAFDLLRRRHTFDREAA; encoded by the coding sequence GTGCGCACAGCAAAGGATGGCACGGGATTGCAGAGCACGCTCGGCGTGCTTGGTCCGGTCGCGCGCCATACCGTGCAGGACCAGGTCTATGGCGAACTGCGCCGCTCTCTCATCCAGGGCCTGTTCGATGCCGGCGAAGTCCTGCGCATCCGCGATCTCGCGCAACGGATGTCGATCAGCACCATGCCCGTTCGCGAGGCGCTGGCGCGGTTAATCTCCGAAAAGGCGCTTGAGCCTCTCCCCAATCGTTCCGTGCGGGTGCCGCTGATCCGGCGCGAGACGCTGGAGGATTTGGCCCGCGCCCGCGCGCTCATCGAAGGGCGCCTCACCGAAATGGCCCTGCCCCGGCTTGGCGCCGAGGATCGCGACGCGCTGTGGCGCGACACCGACGCCTATGACAATTTGACCGGCGGACGCATCGAGACCGCCCACGAAGCGGCCGATCTCAACCACGCCTTTCATTTCCGTATCTATCGCGCTGCCGGTTCGGCAGTGCTGATCCCGATCGTCGAGAGCCTGTGGATGCAGTCCGGGCCCTACATCCGCAAGGCAGCCGAGCTGTTCGATCATGGCAGCGACGCGCCGGCGACCAATCACCATCACCGGCTGCTTGAAGCGATCGAGGCCGGCGACGTTGCCGCCGGGCGCGCGGCGCTCGTTGCCGATATCGACCGGGCCTTCGATCTTCTGCGCCGCCGCCACACATTCGACAGGGAAGCCGCATGA
- a CDS encoding TIGR04076 family protein, protein MSADDHFELHDLRVEIVAPEGAKIYCGKPGDHFELRGEMLHLPEGQGFSIYSLAAVLPLLPAKQRVTHQNDWMSTDAEVACPDPNCPSRLRITRLGKRSFSHADTTAVPLPPKSRD, encoded by the coding sequence ATGAGCGCCGACGACCACTTCGAGTTGCACGATCTGCGCGTCGAGATCGTCGCTCCGGAAGGCGCGAAGATTTACTGCGGCAAGCCCGGCGATCATTTCGAATTGCGCGGCGAGATGCTGCATCTGCCGGAAGGCCAGGGCTTCTCGATCTACTCGCTCGCAGCCGTGCTGCCGCTCCTGCCCGCCAAGCAGCGCGTCACGCATCAGAACGACTGGATGAGCACCGACGCCGAAGTCGCCTGCCCCGACCCGAACTGCCCGTCGCGGCTGCGGATCACGCGACTCGGGAAGCGCTCGTTCAGCCACGCCGACACGACGGCCGTGCCGCTGCCGCCAAAATCCAGGGACTGA